The sequence below is a genomic window from Candidatus Palauibacter australiensis.
GTCCGAGGCGAAGAGCGATCCGGCCATGTTGTCGGCGAGCACGGTCACCTCGATACCGGCCCGTGAAAGCTCCCAGGCGGTGAGGCGGCTCCCCTGCAAGAGCGGGCGGGTCTCGTCGGCGTAGACGCGGACCCGGCGGCCGGTCTCGGCCGCGACGTAGACCGGGGCGAGGGCCGTCCCGATGCCGCCCGTGGCGAGCGACCCCGCGTTGCAATGCGTGATCACCGACTCGCCGCCCGCAAGCAGCGCCGCCGCGTGCTCGCCGATCGCGCGGCACATGCGGCGGTCCTCGTCGTGGATGGCGTCGGCCTCCGCCGCCAGCGCCGCGGCCAGTGCTCCCGCGTCGCCGGTGGCTGCCTCCAGCCGGGCCCGCAGCCGGCGGACCGCCCACACCAGGTTGACCGCCGTCGGCCGGGCGTTCGCGAGCCCCTCGGCCCAGCCCGCAAACCGGTCCCGTAGCGTGTCCGCCGAGATTCCTTCGGCAGCGGACTGCCGCGCCAGCGCCGCGAGCCCGATGGCGGCCGTGATGCCGATGAGCGGCGCGCCTCGCACGCGCAGGCTCCGGATCGCCTCGATGAAGTCCTCGAGGGTCGACAGTTCCTTCTCCTCGTGGACGCCGGGAAGGA
It includes:
- the mtnA gene encoding S-methyl-5-thioribose-1-phosphate isomerase, whose protein sequence is MNDRDFSVPETIRWAPGGRSAQILDQTLLPGVHEEKELSTLEDFIEAIRSLRVRGAPLIGITAAIGLAALARQSAAEGISADTLRDRFAGWAEGLANARPTAVNLVWAVRRLRARLEAATGDAGALAAALAAEADAIHDEDRRMCRAIGEHAAALLAGGESVITHCNAGSLATGGIGTALAPVYVAAETGRRVRVYADETRPLLQGSRLTAWELSRAGIEVTVLADNMAGSLFASDPPDIAFVGSDRIAANGDVANKIGTYPLAVLAHRHGVPFYVLAPTSTVDLGTRTGAEIPIEHRDPDEVRRGFGPLLAPEEAGVYSPAFDITPHELVTGIVTERGIHRPPYTDSLAAAVRAAEAERRHQPT